The window gAAAAGTCGAGGAGAGATTGGGGGAGCACGTGCGAAGGGGAGCGCGTGAGATCTGGGATGCTGGTCGTCGGGGGCAATTATTGGGTTTGACCTGGGGAGGACGGGACACGTGGAGTGGCCGCCGGCGCAAGGGAATGGAGAGATGCCATGTACCTTTCACGTGGTCGTCAGCGATCGTGACGTCCTGGCCCGCCACGTCGACCCCCGTCCAGCTGTCTCCAGCTTGCGCCTCGCGCTCGGCCACATCAGTGGCCATCCAGAATGTCCAGACGCCAGATTTATTTTCTCCATATATCTGACAAGGCGAGAAATTAGTCGCGCtctaatttatatatttatatatatgtatatatttatttatttttttggatttatttatttatttatttatttatgtgaacattaaaaaaattcatgtgtgTGTGgatatgatttgtttttattttgccGGTAGACTGCCTAATTACTAAAAATATCGAATTtatttggtgaaaaaaaaaaatgccttatTTCTTAAACTGAAAATTAAATCTCTTCCTAAATCCACgcacataaaataaaataaaaaactcaaGGTAGGTTCTATAACACTTCCTGAAAGATTTCAACGTAGACTTTAGCGGATCAggattttataattataaatatttgatttcatttactttagtatttttttatatttgaacaACCAATTTACACGTGTGAATGCGATAGCTTTAACACGGCAAGGGATCTCTTGATACTAAATAGGTTACGTGCCATGTTACATTCAAGGGGCATTTTAGGTTGAGTGTCTTGCCCATGAAAAGTGAACAAAAGTATGGCGTCAGCATTACAAAAGCACTGTCACCAGTAAGTTCTTAACCTAAGCATTTTGTAATCATGGATGCGTGAGGAAATTAATTACATCCAATTTTAATTCATAAGCTCTCCATACTTATATTCTATTTACATATCATATGGTTAGgagatgataaaaaattaatacttTACCACTTTGAACACTATGATAGATTGTTTTCGAACATACACATGTCCCAAATCACATGGTTGATCAATGCGTTCGTGCTTCCTTTAATCACTCGCAAAGGTACAATTGCGCTTGTTCTTATATTTATTCAATGATGACCGATGGTGTCGGAGCATAGCTCCCTCTAATGGATACGCGTTTCAATAATAAACTAGCCTTCCatcatattaaaaagaaaataagtgatCGGACAAAAGAGTTTGAATAAGAAATAACATCTAACGTTCTTGTAAGATAAGAAATGAGGCGGGAATCACAGCATGATTGTGCATTAAGTTGTACTAGACGACACGAGACAATGCTAAGAAGACCCTCTTAAGGGAAGGATCATTTAAGGCGGATCATTTCGCTTTCATtacaatcaaaaaaaaaaaaaaaatcattaaaaatgagaaataatgcCATTCCGAATTTCTTGCATTTTAGCGAAATCTAGAATGTCCAATCGTCTCGTCATCTCGAGCAATCTCACCACCGAAATCGATCAATCTCCCCACAAAGATAGAGATCAATCCGTACGCAAATTGGCTCCATCGgtggaaaaaataagaatttattttgcaaatcGAAGTGGTTAAAGTAGATAGATCTAAAAAGTGTTGGGGCCTCAATTTCACGTGGCGATGGGCCACCCCGAATTCCATGCGTTTGGTTTGGTGGGTGGGTGTGCAATTACGGCGTGCAAAGGGGTCCCAATCcgaaataaagtaaaattaaaataataaaaaaaaggtggaaAATCGGTCCATGTTGGAGAGCCAAATCATCGTGGCTCGCTCATTCATTGCGAGTCCTCGAAGTTGTCCTATGTTATTCATTGCGCCCGGTCGCTTTTCACATCGGACCCGCGATGggattgaatattttcaatttcacctTTTTTACCATTGAAAGGCGGAATCTTTCCATGTGGCGTCGTATTAGAAATGGAATAATCCTAACTCTTGGAGCAAGTAGATCTctagagaaattattttcttcgaCCAGATTGCTCGCGGCATTGATCAAAGTAATTGAACTCCACGAAAGAGATTTgttgaaagaggaaatgaaagggaaaattactaaaattaaaaagtgtTAAACTAATTATACCGGTGCCGATTTATTAATGAACTTTTCAACGTGATCAATTCATAATTTAACATTTTGATAATATGCCAATTAAGCCGTTCTGACCAATTGCCAACGTGAGTGTTGGTCATCTTATCTCCTATGTGGCAGTACAAGTgctggcaatttttttttttttgaatttttttttaaaagatgtattttttatttttcttggcctaaataaataaataatcaaaaattttagaaaattataaaagttgTTCACATCAATTGATCTTGTCGTGTAGGAGAACTAACGCCTATGTCAGCGATTTTAGGCCAAAATTggcaaattaacaaaataattaaaattaaattgatcacattaaaagattttggacttttttattttttatttttataaaaaatgaatagcaaatgattaattaagcaataaaatgaattttgtgTTTTAAGGAGCATGAAGTCACGTGCTTAATTGGTTATTTAGcgcaaatatttaaaaattatgctAGGTGAAAGtgatttctcataaaatttataGTCTAATGTGAATAACTCAATTTTGATCGAATATGAGAGTCTAATATGTACCCTTACGTTGGAATGAGATTGTCATCATTTTGAATTGGGCGAAAGAAGTAGTCAATTGATCTAAACTTTTAGATAAAGATGAATCTATCCAAAATGCTCGACAAGAGATTTCCGATAAGGATGAATAAACAAATCAGTCTGCGGGAAGAATTCGAAAAGGAAATCcaaatgaccataaaaaaattacacaatGTTTCGTACgctgaatatttaaatatcctCTGAcccgaaaaaaggaaaaagtttaaATATTCCGAAAGTGAATTAATAATTGCCGCCGCTTATCTGGCAAACCCCAATGGCCGACTGGCACGAATAAAAGTCAGCTCGGAAATTTCCACGTATTGTAACCAACGTGTAAGCGTCATTCTTAAAAAAATGGCCTCATTGAAATGACACCATGAGTtgataatcaatttttttattatttttttggttggagGTGGGGAACGAAGAATCCCACTCTGCGAATTCCCCACGAAAATTCCGATAATTATCGACCACGgaatataaaaaaggaaagacatGATTTTGGCACGTCGTCTCGCGCCCTTGGCCAAGACGAAAGGGCGTATCTTAGCATATTCGCATTTTATAGCAAACATATCGCCTCaataattaggccttaatttaaTGACCACATTTTGCTCTCGTACGAGCAAGCAATCGGGCTTTGCACGACGGGACCTTAGCCGTCGTCTCACTgggaaattataatatattatatatttatataatataaagtACAAGCACCATATGATATTAAGCTATAACGACAGAAGGCCCCATAAAAGGAGGGGGAAagaccgatttttttttaattaaccatatttattatgaatttcttttttatcatcaaaactTGCAATTTCGTTCATGGCTCACTCTCGGATTTATTTGGTCGATTTAATTCGTCGGATCAAATTCCATATCGATTTGAGCATCTGTCAATTAAATAAAGCAAGTTTCACCCAATAAGGTTGGTGATGATTCTCATTGCCAGGATCATTATCATTTAGATGAGCTCGTGCTTGTAATGGTGACGATTGTCGTGGTTTTATTGCTAGAATATATCCGTTACATATAATGAATTTAAAATCAAGATCTTTATCATTTTATAGtaatttttgaattgatttcaCGATTACTTAAATATTGTGTTTATCTAGCAAAAGAAGTCTTTCAGATAACAATTTATCGATTGCCTTTTGAAACTCTTTTGAATAGGACAATACCAGATGGTCGATAACTACTGGCTCTTCTTTCCACATCTTTTGGGCTCTCGATAAATGATTTCTATTCCTAATTTTGTAAGTGCTGCCGAGCATGGTAAATGAATCCCTcatgttcaaaatttaagaGTGCTATCTACTTTTTCGAGCTATTAAAAATCCATATCATCCTTTATCAATATTATCAAATACAACCGATAGATAATTAAAACGATCCCAGTTTAACCGGTATCGCGCGAGATAAAATACCGATTTTGACCTGGGCGGCTcactgaattggaaaaaaaaaaaaaaaaccaatattCGTGCAAAGCCATATATTATGTAtctagaaaaggaaagaggcaaaaaaaaaaaaaaaaaaaaaaagaggccaaAATTGGAAATTACCGGCTGCGCATATTTGCCCGCCGTAATTTATGAATatccaaaatatttattttttcaaaaaacaaaatcacGGAGCTGCCAATcagtttaaaaagaaaaatcgaaccaaacgcGAGAATtctaaattctctctctctacattttCCCGTGTGTTTATTGTGTGGACACGGTCGCCGAAGCTGTTCCTCTCTCtacgcttctctctctctctctccctacgtccctccttcctccgccgtcgccgtcgccgtcgccgtcgccgtcggcTGGCCATCTCCGGCGCTCCGCCTCCCGCTCGAACGAAGAAGAACGGCGGCGCGACAAGCGCAGAAGAGATTTCTCACCGCGCGTCCGCGAAGTGCGAAGTTTCTGGGAATCCGACCGATTGAGAGAGCGACTCTGTTTTCTTagcctcttttttcttccttttcgctTTTCTGTAAGTTGCGTCTGTAATATGCGCGTGATTTCGAGTTCGGCGTCGCGTCGTGTACATGGGCATTGCGCGTGTTGAGGATTTGAGCTGTACAGCGAGGTTGTTGTTTGTTCCTTGTTATGTTTAGCTAAAGTCAACCCCGAGCTGCCGGGTGGCGGGAGAGCTCGGGGGTGTGGATCGGGAGTCGCCATGGACGCCGGGAATCGGGGCCGGATCGGCGAATCGGAGCCGGCGAATGATTACTATCTGCAGAAGTTCCGGCTCTACGAGACTCGCTCGGTACGTCGcattgcttcttcttcctcgctcgatttctctatttttgaatcGTTCTTCAAGTGTCGCGATGCGATTCGATCTGGTTTCCTCAGTTCGAATACGCATCGCCTTCTTTTCTCGCAGTAAAAATTGCTTTTTTGCTTGCGTTCACTGGTTAACTAGAACCTGCTGGTGTCGATGGTTGCTCGGTGATTTTTGTTCATGGAAGCTTTCGGTTGATTTGGCgtgaatctattttctttttaatgctCAGTTCGGCAGTTTCTCTCATACTTAAATTTTACGCGGTCGGTTTTCTGTTTCGGTTGAGTTCACGTAACAAAGAGTGTTTTTGAGGCAAATTGCGAAGCGATTAGGGGCTATGTCATCTGGCTACGGAATGATAATTTGAGTGCTCGTTTATCTGATTTTTGCTCGCTTATTGCAGAAATTTTATATGATCGGAAGAGACAAGAGCAGGGGTATCTGGCGAGTTTTGAAGATCGACAGGGAAGATGCCCTTGAGCTTAACGTCATCGAGGATTCCACGACCTATACGGAGTATGAGTGTTTAGAGCTGCGGAAACGGATACACGAAGGGAACCTGAAAACAGGAGGCCTTAAATTTGTCACCACTTGTTATGGGATCATTGGTATGTAGCGAGGGGATTTCGTGTTGCATCGACTTTGCTGGTGCCATTTGCAAGCTGTTACCTTTTACTCTTTCTTTATAGGTTTCATCAAGTTCTTGGGACCCTACTACATGCTGCTCATAACAAAGAGGGAGAAGATCGGTGCCATCAAAGGCCAAACCATATATGCTATTACCAAGAGTGAAATGCTTCCGATTCCAAATTCTACTGTTCAGTCCAATATGGCTGTTTCTAAGGATGAGAACAGGTCTTTTGTCCATTCTGCATGTAAATGTAACAACGTATTAACAGTACTATGAAATGACTAAGATTTTGCATTCAGACACACTTGTTATCTCTGTAATTAATTTCTGATGGTGATGTCTGGTTAGTTGCTTGGCCTTCAATTTAAATTACTTTGCTGTTCTCTGTTTCGAAGTTTGGCATTTGTTTCCATCCTAGAGAAGCTATACTTCGTGAGGTAAACTATATACGCGACTTTATGGCGATTAATTTTTCAGTTCAGCGGTGGAATGTATATATACAATAGTCTGTTTCTGCCCAATACTCAATACTCATTTATGTGTTAATAGGCTAGATTGCTAGGCGCACATCTTTAACGATCTCAGTAGAGCAACTTAATGGCGTGATTATGTTCTACATAGTTATTCCAGTATTCCAGTTGTCTAAGGCCATTGCCAGTTCATTTTCCGCAAATGCACAGGGGCAAACTTCATTGCTGTTTTGATGTTATTGTAACATGTTGAGTGAGACAAGGTATCAGAATGGTTTTTGAGGGGAACCACTCTTTTCTTATCCCTTTTGTTGTTCTATTTTTATCCTGAATATTTAATAGCTGCTCTGAGAGTTGGTTCTCCTCTATGCTCTCTTCCAGATATGCTTTAACACGTTCTGGATTTTGTGTTTTGTCTTTTGTCATAGATACAAGAAGCTCCTATGCATGATGGATCTCAGGAAGGACTTCTTTTTCAGCTACTCATATCATGTTATGTGTAGCCTTCAGAAGAACTTTGGTGACCATGAGAGTCGGCAGAACTTGTATGAGACAATGTTTGTGTGGAATGAGTATCTAACGCGTAGTATTCGGAATAACCTCAAGAACACCTTATGGACGGTTGCATTGGTATATGGATTCTTCAAGCAGGTAAGAGATAATGGTAATTCATGTTAGCAGAGCAACCTGAGGTCTGCATTTTTGTAGGGGCTCcttcatgcataatgggcttaTACCATTTTGTTTTTAGGACACTCGAATAGACTCCTCACACTGGGATGACTGGACATAGCggtcttttatttttctgcatAACTTTGATTTCAAAATCTACTGTTGAGCTGTCATTTATGTATTTGGCATCTCTTGTCAGTACTTGTTAACGCATTGAACCCCTCCTCAGGAGGTTCGGAAATGGCAATTTATACGTCATGGCTTAATTTGTGGAGCTAGATGAAGGGTGTTCATAAAAGTTTAACTTCTGTCTTATGCAGACCATTAAAGCTGCTAAGATGAGAAGTTTGGTGCTTGCAGCTGACAATATGGTCTTTCTTTGCTTGAACCTGCAGGTTAAACTTTCAGTGTTGGGCAGGGATTTTTTGTTGACTCTAATTGCCAGACGCTCACGCCATTATGCAGGCACCAGGTATGGGCATCCTTTATCATAAAAACAGGAGGCAAAAGAACCCAATGGTTTTGCCATCTTTTGGAGGCCTTCTTTCCTTGAAGCCCACCTTCAATGTAACTTGTACCtgtatttcttttccttcttctacaTGTGAAGCAATGAAACAGATACGGAGTATTACAACTTTCCCGACTTAAACCTGACTCCTCAATTGGTCGATGACATTTGATTCTATCAcatcattttctttcccttttgacTACAAGTCATAGAGCAGACCATTCCTCTAGCACACATTGCGTTTCGCTGTTACTTTATTGGCACGAATAGAAATTACATTTATTCTTCTCTTACTGGACGTGGACGCTTATCatttacttgtcatttttctcCCTAGATATTTAAAAAGGGGTGTAAATGAGAGGGGTAAAGTGGCCAACGACGTGGAGACGGAACAAATTGTTGAAGATGTTCCTGGAGGGTGCCTGAACCAAATAAGCTCCGTCATTCAAATCCGGGGCTCTATCCCCCTTTTCTGGTCCCAGGAAACTTCAAAATTGAATCTCAAGCCTGACATTATATGTATGACAAGGACAGAGCTGTTTTGTTTTGCCCTTGTTTTTACCTGTATCTTTCTGACTTGACCTGCTGTATGCAGTATCAAAGAGGGATTACAAGTATGCAGCAACAAGACTTCATTTTGAAAACCTTGCCATGAGATATGGGATTCCAATTATAATATTAAGTTTGATCAAGGTAGCCATACTTTAAGAATCTCACAGTATTATGATTCACTTTTGTTGTCACTATTAAGTGCTTGTAATTCCTCTAATAAGCATTAGGAAGccctcataatttttcattacttaccttttgttctccttttctAAAATGTTAATGTCAAACAGACACGTGAGAAAAAGGCTCGAGAAACTGTTCTTCGTGATGAGTTCTTGAATGCCATCAGATTCATCAATAGAGGTTTGACTGAAGAGAATCGCCTGAGGTTTCTACAGTTGGATCTACATAAGCACTCAAGAAAGTAATTAGAtgttcactttttttattataaggaCTTTGATCTTCTTCTAATGGTGCAATTGGCATAATCCTTTTTGCCCCTTTTTTCCCCAACAGCAAAGGTAACAACGCGTTGGCACTTCTTGGCAAGGTGGCCAAGTATACACTCAACCAAATTGGCATATTTTACTGGCGAGTAGCAGGAAATTCAGAGCAAGAGGGAACAATGATCGCATCGAACCTAGAGTAAGtcttttttacttaatttgcGAAGGTTGTTAGATTATATGCGCATTACTTTTCCCAAATTGATGTAGTTTTATTCGTTAAATTCTGTTCAGGCAGCTAATATGATGGAAAACCACTTCTTTTGGTGCAGGAAAACTGAAAAGGCTGATTTCACTTTACCAGAACTTTCCAACCGAATTGAGGATTCTCAGTCTCAGAGCATGCAAACTCAAACCGCTGATGGCAGGGGCAGCTCTAGTGGAAATCCTGGTCTGAAACCTACAATGTTACAGAAAGGGGTGCTGAGGACCAACTGCATTGACTGCCTAGATCGCACAAATGTTGCCCAATATGCATACGGACTGGTTTCCCTTGGAAGGCAGCTGCATGCGTTGGGAATTCTAGACTCTCCCAAAATTGATCTGGATAACCCTTTGGCAGAAAATCTAATGGATCTCTATGAATCAATGGGCGACACCCTTGCGTTGCAATATGGTGGTTCGGCAGCACACAACAAGGTAACTTACATAATTTATTTGATCTCTAGGAACAATGATGTTGAAGTATAATTTGGTGCCCATTCTTAGTAGCTGTCATGGTGTTAAATttagtgaaaagaaaagaaacaaatcagtCCAAGAACAAGCAATCTCTAACTTATCTCTAACCAATTAGATGtgttaaagagagaagagaacatGTTACATTGTCAAAACAGAAGCCTGAATGTTCACAATTCCAAACAAAATTGACCAAACAAGAGATATTACATCTGCATCAAGTGTGAATAAAGCCACTGGACGTGTTTGTAGATTCTGATTTCTGCTGAAGATATAATTGTTTCTTGAGGTTTTATTACTTCTGAAAGAGAGTTGTAATTGTTGTTCCTTGGATGCTGGGAAGATTTAATCACAAACAATGCCGCATGATTATTGACATACAGGATCTTAGTGTTCCGTAAATTGAGATTCAGGAATTTGATGTATCCATGATTTTCATAACTGGGTTTAGATCCTATATGTATTCGGCTAACCATGAATTTCAATTCGTGCATGCTTCTTCTACCTGTGAGGTTAATTCTGCAAATTTCTACTTTATTTGTTATATCAAAGGGTTTCCAATACGTGAACCTTGTGAAATTCGGCTTTATGATGGCTTGGGGTTTCTTCTGAACAATTGTTTATTTAAGCATAGACATCATTGGCTGACTTCCTTTGattgaaaaaccaaatttaaagtATGAGAATCTCAATCTTTGAATTTGATattctcattttatttcttccaatttcttctAATGATCTAACATATCTGATCCAGTGCCGAAGGGAATGTGGGTTGGGATGGAGTCCAGGGATTCCAATCCGCTCACATGCTAAACTTACCCAGTGAAAAAAGAACTTGATATAGATCACTAAGCATCAAAGGGCAGATCCTTTAGCGTTGACATAAGCAAAATGCTCAGCAAATTAACCAAGAAATGGTCCATGGATATTTgttgattttattaaatttctaCATGCACCACTATATCTTCCAACACCTCAATCTTGTTGGCGATTGTCAGATTTTTTCTGAGCGAAGAGGTCAGTGGAAACCTGCAACACAGTCCCAGGAGTTTTTCAGAACTGTACAACGGTATTACAGCAATGCCTATGTGGATGCCGAAAAACAAGCTGCCATTAATGTGTGAGtgccattttttctttcatgaactCCTACTTTGATTTATGAGCCTCGGGTACTTTTGAAACTGTATTTCAAGCGTGATGTGTGTATACAAATGTTATATGGTTGGTGTAATATTTGGGTGATTTGTTGATCAGGTTTTTGGGATATTTTCAGCCCCAGCTGGGTGAACCTTCGCTGTGGGAAGGAAGGCGTCATCTTAACTATGTTGATGAGAACACTCGGTATGAAGAGTTATCTTTCTTTATTCTTAAATTCTGTTAGATCTATGTCATCAGCTATCCATAGACTGGATCAATACGATTTATACTAAGGGATCATAATGGTTTGCATTCCTTTCAAGTTGCATATTGTTGTAATCTTTTGAAGTATGTATCATGTCCATGATAGAGCTATCGTCAGCttagtttgagttttttctGGGATGCATTCCATCAATGATAAATGTTAAATGTCCTAGATATTTATGGTTCCTGTGTAATTAATCTTACATCAAGTCTAAAGGGACACAAGTTTGTGAATAGGTGATTGAATAATGAGGTAAGAAGTGCCTGGCATCTCCCTCATGTCTTTTATATCTGCTATTCAATCAATGTTTCTGGCGAATAAGCACAAGTGATGACTTAGTGCTTTTTGAACGTggatctgtttttttttttaactgaataagaaggaaaattacatatcttcttcttcttcttccccacaaCAACAGATCTTTGTTTTTATGAGATCTGGAATACATATATGAGAAGGTAATtgtaacttttgttttttgtagGTCATTAATGAAAAGATCACTATCTGATGGAAACATTCCTTGCGAAAGCGAAATGCCTATAGCAACCAAAAATCTAATTCACAATCAGCCTCTTATTGGACAAACACAAGGAGGTAACCGAGGTCTTTCAGAGTCTTCTCCAGAGATCTCAGCTGCTGAAAGTGATGACTCTACTTTCAGGTCTCTCTCCCAGATGATAATTTTAATGTACCTCCCCTATATGCAGTTATAGATTTAAGATCCTTCTATTGGTGCAATAGGAACTTGAGCTCATGCTTGAATTCTGAGAATTGTAATTCTCTACAGGGATGAATATGTGATGTTTACAATTTATCTTTCTTCTAATGAGGGCTGTCCTTGCAGATTATCTGCTAATTTGCTAATGGGTATCAGTCTCTGTTGCAGATATACCCCGACAGTTGCTTGTGGGCAGCCGTCCAATATTATCAAAGAGGATGCATCCTGGCAAGAAAGTGATGACATCTGTTATGATTGTCATGATGATGAATGGAATTTTACCAACTTTCTTGATGTAGATGGGTTATCTTCCTCGGCAAACTCTTGTGATGATGAAGTTTATGAGAGGTATGAAATGGTTGAGAACTTTGCAGTACTTTGCAGTATCACTTCTTGGAGGAgatttgttttctcttcttgttAATTTTATACAGCGAACCTTCTACTCTTTCTTAATTATGGCCACTGTGTCCCAAAGTCAACCAGAAAGCCACATCGATGCATGAGATGAAATGGGATATATTTCTAATGTTATCTGATATTCAAACTCGTTATTGGTTTTAATGGCTGCAGGTCATCTATTGCGAGTGTATCTCTGGGAAATTTTATCAGTGGACCAAAAAATGATGTGACCAGGCATGCAAGTGCATCTAGGCCCAAGTTGGaggtttgttctctttcttACTAGTAAAGTTTAGATATTCTACGTTTACTCTAATCAttttaagagatgttttgagaACAAGCACattaaagaatttgaatttcaaGCAGAATTCTTATTCCATTTCCTTGATGCATTTAAACACTGAATCAATGATCTGATGTAAGACACGATAGGCTATGTTTGATATGTCAAATTTGGTTGTACTGCAAGCTAGATTGCAGTTCCCATACCCGTTACCCTCATCGGTGGCAAATTTTTATATCACGTGCCTGGTGGAACTTTCATGACATTCCTTCCCAATGGAATAACACCCATAAGGGAAGGACAACAGCTACCCATTTCCATAGACAACAATAATAAAATCACTTTTTATAATCTCAGCTTCTCCACATGCTTCGAGTTCTGGGACTTTCTGATGCAATAATCCATTGAATCAGACACACTATAGCAATTTGCGTTTTCCGTTATAAGCACAGTCTGTGTTAGTCACAGTGATAAAGAAGGATGGTGATGCTGTATCAGTATTTTGAGTAATTCCATTCTCTTCTGTatacccaaaaaatatttttattccttttggaCCTCTTAATTCTCCACATCAGAGCAGAATTTACCATAGATATAGTTAAATGTATACTACTAGGATATGGTCACTTGTTTTG of the Eucalyptus grandis isolate ANBG69807.140 chromosome 10, ASM1654582v1, whole genome shotgun sequence genome contains:
- the LOC104422902 gene encoding phosphoinositide phosphatase SAC2, producing the protein MDAGNRGRIGESEPANDYYLQKFRLYETRSKFYMIGRDKSRGIWRVLKIDREDALELNVIEDSTTYTEYECLELRKRIHEGNLKTGGLKFVTTCYGIIGFIKFLGPYYMLLITKREKIGAIKGQTIYAITKSEMLPIPNSTVQSNMAVSKDENRYKKLLCMMDLRKDFFFSYSYHVMCSLQKNFGDHESRQNLYETMFVWNEYLTRSIRNNLKNTLWTVALVYGFFKQVKLSVLGRDFLLTLIARRSRHYAGTRYLKRGVNERGKVANDVETEQIVEDVPGGCLNQISSVIQIRGSIPLFWSQETSKLNLKPDIILSKRDYKYAATRLHFENLAMRYGIPIIILSLIKTREKKARETVLRDEFLNAIRFINRGLTEENRLRFLQLDLHKHSRNKGNNALALLGKVAKYTLNQIGIFYWRVAGNSEQEGTMIASNLEKTEKADFTLPELSNRIEDSQSQSMQTQTADGRGSSSGNPGLKPTMLQKGVLRTNCIDCLDRTNVAQYAYGLVSLGRQLHALGILDSPKIDLDNPLAENLMDLYESMGDTLALQYGGSAAHNKIFSERRGQWKPATQSQEFFRTVQRYYSNAYVDAEKQAAINVFLGYFQPQLGEPSLWEGRRHLNYVDENTRSLMKRSLSDGNIPCESEMPIATKNLIHNQPLIGQTQGGNRGLSESSPEISAAESDDSTFRYTPTVACGQPSNIIKEDASWQESDDICYDCHDDEWNFTNFLDVDGLSSSANSCDDEVYERSSIASVSLGNFISGPKNDVTRHASASRPKLERKDQAGSDLNDGGTVHYSDDFGRWVTDGGMLFH